gtatatgggtGTGTAAGTGAATGTATGcccgaattatatatatactgtagttcatttGAGGGTGAATCCATAATACCATCAATAATGTGACTTTTTGTTTACTTGTAGGTGAAAATATGGTTCCAGAACCACCGATACAAGATGAAAAGAGCGGCCAAAGAGAAGGCCATGTCCGATCAGAACCAGAATTCCTCAAGTAATAATCAGGTAAGAAGATTACAAAATTTAGGGGTTGAGCCACAAAATGGGCGAGCATTCTGGAACAGAAACTCTTGTAATGTTATACGCTGATTGTAATACTCATAATGGTTTActttaatatcaaattgtttttactCTCTTTTACGGCGTTAATAGCAATCTTGTTTTGATAATCTGTTTTTAATCCAATGTTGAAAATGTATATTTTCGAGTTTGCATGAAATAgtgacttatataaaaaaaacataaagcaGTAAATTGTAAGGATAAATGAAAGATATCAATTATCCAAAGGATATTTTAAGCTCTTAACAAAGAGCCAAATCACATTTCTAAAGGCAAAAATCTACAACTACAAAGCGGTTCCTTGGTTCAAAATGGAAttgagtatctatatatatatatatatatatatatatatatatatatatatatatatatatatatatatatatatatatatatatatatatatatatatatatatatacacattaatctcTCGAATGTAAAAGAAGACAAAACCTTGTAGCCGTGTGTAGAATAAAAATTGCCATATAGatttaataagaagaaaaaaagtaagaTGAAAATTATAGTAAAAGCTAAGTTTCCCCTTCTTTCTTGAATCCACAGTCTGTGGGTTCCCCCAGGCGAGTAGCTGTGCCCGTCCTAGTAAAGGATGGCAAACCGTGTCCTTCGGCAGATGATCAGGACACAAATAATCACACCAATACCACACCCTCAACCACGCCCATCACCTCCTCACAACCATCTGCCGTCCATCATGCCCCAACTCAGCTCCAGGATCAGCACACGCCCACTTCCTACTCTGCCGCTGTTCATCATCCCGGTAAGTTGGGATTTAATACCAGTTAAGCTTTGGGACGAAAGTATTCAATTATTTTCAGTAAGTGATTGCTGATATATCATATGGCTTTTAAGAACACTCGATATCTTCCTCATACTATTTTGGTCTATATTTGAAACCTGTAAATAGTTTTGTATAGAAAAACTCAAGAACAAACATTAATTATTTCCACCATCAGTGATAATGTTGAAGGACTCCGTTTCTGTCTAAATTCAAGTAGTTTTCACATGTAATGTTTTCTTTGGCGTGGTAACTGCCTACATAACACTACAAATAATTTGGTAATGCAAGACACAACACTAAGCGTCAGTAATGATAAGTATTAAAGCTTTTTTGAAGAATATTTTAATCGATAATTGGACGAATGTTTCCCATATTGATTTTCCCTTTTATATCTCATTGCAGGAAGTCACGTGATCAGTGGAACCTTAGGGGGTGGCGGGTGCCCGTCCCCTATGATGTCGGAGCCTGGAGTAGGTGTTGGGGCAGTTTCGTCCTCTGTCTCTGCGGGCTGTCTTCCGCCCGTCTCCTCTATCAGCGGAGAGTACGCCCGCATGACTCCTCCAACCCACCACATGGTTACACCGCCCGCAACGCCACACAATCCTCCAAACATGTGTTACTTTCCCCTCCAAGGGCGTACTTGGTGAACAACAACGCCCGTTTCCCAGGCTTACTCTTTTCCTTagtcatagtttcatttctagtgcCCATGACCATCGCCCTCAACATCATCATTTTGTTTGGTTTGAGAATACGCTATGTGGAAATTTTATGGTATGTCATATATCATCAAGTTTCATTTATGAGAAATCATGACATGTTATCACATCCACCACTAGTGCCGCTATTATATGCCATTACACATAAACCTATTAGGTCAATATGAATTGTAATTGTCTCCCCGCCCCTCTTTGACCTTTAAACCACTACATTACGGTCCACTTACCCAAGTAGCTTAATTCGTAGCCATAAACCCCTATTTATGACTGAAAATGCTTCATTACTATTACGACCGACccgaaaaataaaggtaaaaataaagctAAGCAAATAAGTAGCCCCTTTTTTTCgagtttttatttattcaattggaATACTTGAAATTATGTTGCGTTCCTCGTTCATGTGCATGTGACTCACTTAGCAGCTTAAATGAACCACTAAATCGTAACTAAGGTGTAACCCTGTGTCCCATTACTTTCAACCCACCCATTGTTttctatgaaagaaaatatattcttgtaGAGATGTTCCGGCTTGCTGGATGACATTTAAAACTTCTAAACAGCTCGCCTTCAATGTACGTTTGTTAATCTTATAGCAATAGAAATCCTCAGGGTAGATGTTTTAAAAACATGGATTCGTGTTTACTTTCACTTATccctaaaagaagttttttttttcctcaatcaaAATATCCAAGAGTTGTGATATACAAAAGAAACAACTTGGAGTGAGCTTAATCTATCTGGATGCAATTGAATAACAAAAAATGACAATCTAAACTCATATCGACCCTCTTTTGATACccgaatattttgtttaaattcaaGGGAAAATTTCCTTGTAATCAGAATACCAGACGAGGAGCTACACTTACTGGAAAATTATCAAGTaacataagtatattttttttcgaaaGATCTGTGAGAAATTACGGTAAAAGGTTTGAAACACCCGTAACCAAAGAAGACATCAACAGCAAACTAAATCTGAGTTTTACTAAATGAAATATTTGGGTATGGAGCTCTCATAAAATTCTTCTCCGAGAATTTATAgtttaaaattaaaaggaaaagtcTTTATCTTAAGAGGGCTGTTTGACTTGTATGGATCGTGAAAATTAGGTAACGTAGTATGTAGCTAAAGGAATGAGACTGATTGGATATGTATATTAAACTATGATTCCTATCAGTTACTTTAAGAAGAATCATTGATATGAGAAAAACAGTGAGAAGTCTAAACATCTCAGTGGGATATGCAATTCAATTTAGTCGAAATACAACGAATGTTATATTTAAGACTTTCCTTTCGTAGAACGACTGAGATGACTACAGAAAAATGGAGGTTTAATATGAATTAACGGACAAAGGACTCTAATTCCATTATTGTTCCCCTTCCTCCATAAAAATTGGGTTGAATATAATTAGTCCCGAATGATATATTTCCAATAGTGTATTTGTTTAGCAGATAGGAAAAACattcattaaatatataattaatatgcaATTAGCAACATACGAAAAATACGCGTTTCTGCTGAAAGGTGGGGATAAACGGGACCATTTTT
This DNA window, taken from Palaemon carinicauda isolate YSFRI2023 chromosome 10, ASM3689809v2, whole genome shotgun sequence, encodes the following:
- the LOC137648815 gene encoding thyroid transcription factor 1-like; this encodes MTLSPRHTTPFSVSDILSPLEEQRRALDLLDDRRIDLLDSGSYGRAAAAAMQPAGMQPVGYPPAPPPTTYCTPDVYDARASAPSWYQTSSSDPRFAISRLMGGSNMNMNMGNMTSLSTCSMADNKAMQFPLSQRRKRRVLFTQAQVYELERRFKQQKYLSAPEIEQLAALIHLTPTQVKIWFQNHRYKMKRAAKEKAMSDQNQNSSSNNQSVGSPRRVAVPVLVKDGKPCPSADDQDTNNHTNTTPSTTPITSSQPSAVHHAPTQLQDQHTPTSYSAAVHHPGSHVISGTLGGGGCPSPMMSEPGVGVGAVSSSVSAGCLPPVSSISGEYARMTPPTHHMVTPPATPHNPPNMCYFPLQGRTW